Proteins encoded together in one Triticum dicoccoides isolate Atlit2015 ecotype Zavitan chromosome 7B, WEW_v2.0, whole genome shotgun sequence window:
- the LOC119340837 gene encoding cytochrome P450 89A2-like, whose product MDELTILLCIALSIPLIIFFMLKRHGGRQKLPPGPPALLFIAKLLLMLKSPIYHLGPVLRSLHARYGPIVSVCLGRTFVFVADHHLTHSALVKGGGNFDTRPPPSKLFTLFLGGSMSASPLGPYFRLVRRNLHSQALHPSRVRLLAPVRQRVCDALVGSLRRDRDAASQGIVTVRPLMARCLFDLLTSMTFGVTLGQEALDEMQQMQLQISDGISRFPVLSIFQPITKRLLRKEWALNVALRERQKGLMLPLIHARRGHDGAQCYADSLLELRVAEEGGRPLTDDEMVSLCSEFMIASTDTSVALLEWIMADLVNHPDVQAKLYEEVRGKPELSEEELSGMPYLKAIVLEALRLHPTAHLVFPHGVQSDTEIGGYMVPKGVDINFLVSDFGLDETVWPAAREFRPERFLHDHGVDITCTKEIKMAPFGAGRRMCPGYVLATLHAEYFVGSLVREFQWLPPGGQDTVDMTEELAMAINMKHPLRARIIPRA is encoded by the coding sequence ATGGATGAGCTCACCATCCTCTTGTGCATTGCGCTCTCCATTCCTCTCATCATCTTCTTTATGCTCAAACGTCATGGCGGGCGCCAGAAACTCCCACCTGGTCCGCCAGCCCTGCTGTTCATAGCCAAGTTGTTGTTGATGCTTAAGAGCCCGATCTACCATTTGGGCCCTGTGCTACGCAGCTTGCATGCCCGCTACGGCCCCATCGTCTCCGTCTGTCTCGGGCGAACCTTCGTTTTCGTGGCCGACCACCACCTCACGCATAGCGCCCTCGTCAAGGGCGGCGGCAACTTCGACACCCGCCCACCGCCCAGCAAGCTTTTTACCCTGTTTTTAGGGGGCTCCATGTCCGCCTCTCCCCTTGGGCCCTATTTTCGTCTGGTCCGCCGCAACCTGCACTCCCAGGCGCTGCACCCGTCCCGCGTCAGGCTCTTGGCGCCGGTCAGGCAGCGCGTGTGCGACGCGCTCGTTGGCTCGCTGCGCCGCGATCGCGATGCAGCGTCCCAGGGCATTGTTACGGTGAGGCCGTTGATGGCGCGCTGTTTGTTCGATCTGCTCACGAGCATGACATTCGGCGTCACGCTTGGCCAAGAGGCGCTGGACGAGATGCAACAGATGCAGCTCCAGATTTCCGACGGCATCAGCAGGTTCCCCGTCTTATCCATCTTCCAGCCCATCACCAAGAGGCTACTGCGGAAGGAGTGGGCGCTGAACGTGGCGCTACGGGAGAGGCAGAAGGGGCTGATGCTGCCGCTGATCCACGCGCGCCGCGGCCACGATGGCGCTCAATGCTACGCcgactccctcctcgagctgcgtgTGGCAGAAGAAGGCGGTCGCCCGCTCACGGACGACGAGATGGTAAGCCTCTGCTCCGAGTTCATGATTGCCTCAACCGACACTTCAGTGGCCTTGCTGGAGTGGATCATGGCGGACCTCGTAAACCACCCCGACGTCCAAGCCAAGTTGTACGAGGAGGTGAGGGGCAAGCCTGAGCTCAGCGAGGAGGAGCTGAGCGGGATGCCATACCTCAAAGCCATCGTGCTGGAGGCGCTGCGGCTGCACCCTACGGCACACTTAGTCTTCCCGCACGGCGTGCAGAGCGACACAGAGATTGGTGGATACATGGTGCCCAAGGGCGTCGACATCAACTTCTTGGTGTCCGACTTTGGGCTTGACGAGACCGTGTGGCCGGCGGCGCGGGAGTTCCGGCCTGAGCGGTTCTTGCACGACCACGGCGTGGACATCACGTGTACCAAGGAGATCAAGATGGCTCCTTTTGGTGCCGGTCGAAGGATGTGCCCGGGCTACGTGCTCGCCACACTGCATGCGGAGTACTTCGTGGGCAGCCTCGTGAGGGAGTTCCAATGGCTGCCGCCAGGTGGACAAGACACTGTCGACATGACGGAGGAGCTAGCTATGGCCATCAACATGAAGCACCCGCTCCGTGCTCGCATCATCCCAAGGGCTTAA